GCCTACTGGTCGCTCCTCGCCGCGAGGCGCGACGTCGATGCGCGCGCGTCGGCCGTCGACCTCGCCGAACGGCAGAAGACCGACGTCGAGGCGCGGGTCGAAGCGGGGACGCTCTCGGAGGCGGACCTCTCCTCGCCCGTCGCAGAGCTGGAGCGACGCCGGGGCGACCTCTTCGCCTCGCGCGAGGCGGCCTCCCGCGCCGAGAACGCCCTGAAATCGCTCCTCCTCGCCGACCCTTCCGACCCGCTCTGGTCGTCGCGCCTCGTTCCCTCCGACGAGCCGGCCCCCCTCGCGCCAGCGGCTCCCGACGTCGAATCCGCTCTCGGTTCGGCGACTTCGCTTCGCCCCGAGCTCGCGGAGGCCGCCGCCCGCCTCGCCCGTCTCGAGATCGAGGACGAGGCGGCCCGCGACCGGACGCGTCCGCAGCTCGACCTCGTCGCCGCCTACGCACGCCGCGGGCTCGCCGGGGAGCAGAACCCCGGGCTCAACCCGCCCTTCCCCGTCGGAGCCGACTCCGTTCCGGACGCCGTGGACGGCGGCCTCGGCCGCTCGTACGGGACGATCCGCGAGGGCCGCTTCCCCGACGCGTCCGTCGGACTGGCACTCACCGTGCCGCTCGGCAACCGCTCGGCCCGCGCCGACGCCGCAGTCGCCCGCTCCAGCCGGACCCAGGCCGAGCTCGCGCTCCTGAGAACACGGCAGGCTGTCGAGGTCGAGGTGAGGAACGCCGCGGTCGCCCTCGAGACGGCAGGCCAGCGGCTCGTCGCGGCGCGTGCCGGAAGGGCCGCTGCCGAAACGCAGCTGCAGGCCGAGGAGGAGCGCTTCGCCGCCGGCCTCACGACGAGCTACTTCGTCCTGACCCGGCAGAACGACCTGACGCAGGCCCACCTCGCCGAGACCGCCGCGCTCGCCGACTTTCGAAAGGCCCGTATCGAGTGGTCCCGCGCCACCGGCACGCTCCTGGCGGAGCGCCGGATTGAAACCGAGAAGGAAACACCGGCGGCCGCGCCGCAGGAAGGAACCCGATGAACCGCCCGTCCCACCGCCTCGCCGCGGCCCTCGTCGTCGCCCTGCCGCTCCTCTTCGCCGGCTGCCGGAGGGCCGACGACGGCACGATCCGGCTCAACGGCCGCATCGAGGCCCCCACGGTCGATCTCGCGCCGAAGGTCGCGGGGCGCGTCGTCGAGGTGAAGGTTCGCGAGGGAGACCGCGTGAGCCAGGGAGATCTCCTCGTCCTGCTCGACCTCGGCGAGACCTCTTTCTCCGTCGAGAGAGACCGCGACGCCCTCGGCTCGGCCGAGGCGCGCCTCGAGGATCTGAAGGCGGGCAGCCGCAGCCAGGAAGTCGCATCCGCCGAGGCGGACCTCGCCGACAAGCGGGCCGTTCTCGACCTGGCCCGCAGGGAGGTCTCGCGCCAGGAGGCCCTGATGGCGAAGAAGGTCGGCATCCCCCGCGACCTCGACCGCGCCAGGACCGAGCTCGCACGCGCACAGGCCATGCAGAAATCAAGCGAGCAGCGGCTCGCGCTCGCCCGGGAGGGTTCCCGCCGCTTCCAGACGGAGCAGGCCCGCTCCGACGTGAAGCGCGCGCAGACGGTCGTGAAGCAGTCCGAGACCGTGGCGCGCGAGGCCGAGATCCGCGCCCCGGCCGACGGCGTCGTCCTCCACCGGATGGCCGAGCCGGGTCTCCTCCTCGGGGCCGGACAGCCCGCCCTGACGATGGCGTTCGCCGGCAGGCTCTACGTCCGCGCGTTCATCCCCGAGACGAAGCTCGGCCGCGTGAAGCAGGGAATGCCCGCCCAGGTCTCCGTCGACGCGTTCCCCGGAAGGCTCTTCCCCGCTCACGTCACTGAGATTTCTCCCGACGCCGAGTTCACGCCGAAGCCGGTCGAGACGCGCGAGGAGCGCGTGAACCTCGTCTACGCCGCGAAGATCGACCTCGACGCGGGCTGGGCCGAGCCCCTCGTCCCCGGGCAGCCCGCGGAGGTGACGATCACGGGAACCGCAAGCGACGCCGTACCGGAGTCGACGAAACCGCGCGCCGTCCCATCGGCGTCGCTGCGCTGATGGCTGCCGTGATCGAAGCCCGCGGCCTCGTGAAGAGCTTCGGGGCGCACCCCGCGCTCCGCGGCGTCGACCTCGACGTCGCGAGGGGGGAGCTCTTCGCCCTCATCGGCCCCGACGGTGCCGGCAAGACGACGTTCTTCCGCCTCGTCGCCGGACTGATCACCCCGACGAAGGGGACGGTCCGCCGCGACCCGGCGGCGACGTTCGGCCTCGTCCCGCAGCGGTTCTCCCTCTACGAGGACCTCACCGTCGACGAGAACCTCGACCTGAGGGCCCGGCTCTACTCGGTGCCCACCCCCGAGGCCCGCCTCCGCTCCGCCCAGCTCCTCGAGCGCGTCGGCATGAGCCCGTACGGACGCCGCCTCGCGGGGGCGCTCTCCGGCGGAATGAAGCAGAAGCTCGCGCTCGTCTCCGCCCTCCTCACCCGGCCCGATCTCCTCCTCCTCGACGAGCCGACGACCGGGGTCGACCCGGTGTCGCGCCGGGAGTTCTGGCAGGTCCTCAACGAGCTGCACCACGGCGGGCTCACGATCCTCGTCTCCACGCCGTACATGGACGAGGCCGAGTACGCGACCCGCCTCGCGTTCCTCGACGACGGGCGCCTCCTCGCCCCCGGAACGCGCGACGAGATCCTCGCCAGATACCCCAGGCCGCTCCTCGAGATCCTCTCCTCCGACCGGGTCGCCGTGAGGACGCGCCTCTCGACGGTCCCGTCCGCCGACGACATCTCTCTCTTCGGAACCCGGCTCCACGTGCGCGGCGCAGAGGGCTCCGGGCCCGACCTCATCGACGCCGTCCGCTCGGCCCTGGCCGGACTCGTTCCGCCCGACAGCGTGAGGCCGGTCGA
The sequence above is a segment of the Holophagales bacterium genome. Coding sequences within it:
- a CDS encoding efflux RND transporter periplasmic adaptor subunit, with product MNRPSHRLAAALVVALPLLFAGCRRADDGTIRLNGRIEAPTVDLAPKVAGRVVEVKVREGDRVSQGDLLVLLDLGETSFSVERDRDALGSAEARLEDLKAGSRSQEVASAEADLADKRAVLDLARREVSRQEALMAKKVGIPRDLDRARTELARAQAMQKSSEQRLALAREGSRRFQTEQARSDVKRAQTVVKQSETVAREAEIRAPADGVVLHRMAEPGLLLGAGQPALTMAFAGRLYVRAFIPETKLGRVKQGMPAQVSVDAFPGRLFPAHVTEISPDAEFTPKPVETREERVNLVYAAKIDLDAGWAEPLVPGQPAEVTITGTASDAVPESTKPRAVPSASLR
- a CDS encoding ABC transporter ATP-binding protein, whose translation is MAAVIEARGLVKSFGAHPALRGVDLDVARGELFALIGPDGAGKTTFFRLVAGLITPTKGTVRRDPAATFGLVPQRFSLYEDLTVDENLDLRARLYSVPTPEARLRSAQLLERVGMSPYGRRLAGALSGGMKQKLALVSALLTRPDLLLLDEPTTGVDPVSRREFWQVLNELHHGGLTILVSTPYMDEAEYATRLAFLDDGRLLAPGTRDEILARYPRPLLEILSSDRVAVRTRLSTVPSADDISLFGTRLHVRGAEGSGPDLIDAVRSALAGLVPPDSVRPVDPTLEDAFVLAAERDELVA
- a CDS encoding TolC family protein; translation: MTARTPALLIVLLLLPSLVLAAAPPVDVPLTLAEARARALEKNVDLRVERENAAISASGELRSEGAYDPTLRADARWRDRTDPVNSILSGAPAGELAPNTSGYVANLGISQLLPTGGTVALTTSASRDETTNVFSILSPSWSTSIGLELRQPLLRNLSVDPARQSLRVARVDRTRSAASLARVTAEIVAAVERAYWSLLAARRDVDARASAVDLAERQKTDVEARVEAGTLSEADLSSPVAELERRRGDLFASREAASRAENALKSLLLADPSDPLWSSRLVPSDEPAPLAPAAPDVESALGSATSLRPELAEAAARLARLEIEDEAARDRTRPQLDLVAAYARRGLAGEQNPGLNPPFPVGADSVPDAVDGGLGRSYGTIREGRFPDASVGLALTVPLGNRSARADAAVARSSRTQAELALLRTRQAVEVEVRNAAVALETAGQRLVAARAGRAAAETQLQAEEERFAAGLTTSYFVLTRQNDLTQAHLAETAALADFRKARIEWSRATGTLLAERRIETEKETPAAAPQEGTR